DNA from Deltaproteobacteria bacterium:
AGGAGGGCTATAAATGTTATCAGTCAGATTAGATAAAGAAATACAGGAAAAGTTAGACAATCTATCCAAAGCTACAAGAAGACCAAAGAGTTTTTTTGTTAAAGAAGCTCTTAGGAGCTATCTGGATGATTTAGCAGACCTTTATGAAGCACAGATGCGTTCCAGTGATAAAAACAGAAATCTAATCTCTGTAGAAGAATTGGAAAAGGCTCTTGGCTTATAAGCTGTTAATTGATAGTAAAATCATAAAGGATTTAAAAAATATAGATAAAAAATGGCAGACTAAAATTGTTGATACTATTAAAGGCAAACTTGTGGAAAATCCTTATAATGGCAAGAAACTGGTAGGAGACTTATCGCACTATTATAGGTTTAGAGTTGGAAATTACAGGATAATATACGAAATTATAGAAAATGAAACGACTGTAATTGTCATAAAAGTCG
Protein-coding regions in this window:
- a CDS encoding ribbon-helix-helix protein, CopG family, with product MLSVRLDKEIQEKLDNLSKATRRPKSFFVKEALRSYLDDLADLYEAQMRSSDKNRNLISVEELEKALGL
- a CDS encoding type II toxin-antitoxin system RelE/ParE family toxin, producing MAYKLLIDSKIIKDLKNIDKKWQTKIVDTIKGKLVENPYNGKKLVGDLSHYYRFRVGNYRIIYEIIENETTVIVIKVGHRKNIYG